One segment of Gammaproteobacteria bacterium DNA contains the following:
- a CDS encoding DUF349 domain-containing protein: MLKSLFGPKWKHRNPNIRKHALESLNPVKAETQQILAEALRGESDAGIQRMIVGRLLDLELLMRLQKSMPGIGEEARKRLWLLLAGKTQPAVSVEKRLAIIASLADAALFEYLVLEAEETQIRAHALTFIERQSLLGDLALNDPDPEVRLQALDRIEQASTLERVYKNSRRKDKKVNSQAKIRLEQINEAKQRPEKLQSQTRQCCADLEALVENGAKTGMWVPKQKQAEQIQQRWQNVLVEFKPEPDEVSKVQTRFDELWQRFERGCKAQRQQEQQALEQEQKNQPYRAELRRVCDTLRQRTEQASPAGLNVQYIEDLEAFVSQTAQQWQDALQNLQQSDPVVMQLQQDYFQLSQQARKTLEDMRQGLQYAAKLQRLNTKADKLEQSAAIKDKDLAALEKDWAKLPRPPLAMVGELDSKWKKRLEALKSLAKKQQEQLASNVERFKNQVKQFQSLLQQGETKKAFSLSNQLRKLLSQFPDVEQKSLRRDSSYLQYKTLLAQLQELQSWRSWSNAPVKQSIYQRLCALEEELQIAADPDWADVAQRVRDARKEWQSLSKAEPGDSKELWELFDQVCSRLYEPCQNYFSALSGEREQNLLQREKVCSDLETYWETLSQKPLDLVDWKGLDEIIRVAQEEWRRLGLVDRKQKDNINGRFRKIVDTLRQFSVEYKKENAQQKEHLIQAAGQIVENVKADERALKQAVGSIKALQAQWKEVGPALKDGALWRRFRGHCDAVFNHREQLQEHRQQELAHIEAQQEALCVELENLLAMNEAPSTTQEPSASQEPSASQEPSASQEPSASQEPSASQEPSASQEPSASQE, from the coding sequence ATGTTGAAATCATTGTTTGGGCCTAAATGGAAACACCGTAATCCTAATATTCGAAAACACGCCTTGGAAAGTCTCAATCCGGTGAAGGCTGAAACCCAACAGATATTGGCGGAAGCGTTGCGGGGTGAGTCTGATGCGGGGATTCAGCGTATGATTGTGGGCCGATTGCTGGATTTGGAATTGTTGATGCGGCTGCAAAAGTCCATGCCGGGAATTGGCGAGGAAGCCCGAAAGCGGCTCTGGTTGCTGCTGGCGGGTAAGACTCAACCGGCGGTGAGTGTGGAAAAACGTTTGGCTATCATAGCCTCATTGGCGGATGCGGCATTGTTCGAGTATTTGGTGTTGGAAGCCGAAGAAACTCAAATCCGCGCCCACGCGCTGACTTTTATCGAACGTCAATCATTATTGGGTGATCTGGCTTTGAACGATCCTGATCCGGAGGTTCGACTGCAGGCTTTGGATAGAATCGAGCAAGCTTCCACTTTGGAACGTGTGTATAAAAACTCCCGGCGCAAGGACAAAAAAGTCAATTCCCAGGCCAAAATACGCTTGGAGCAAATCAACGAGGCGAAACAAAGACCGGAAAAGCTTCAGTCACAGACACGGCAATGTTGCGCAGACTTGGAAGCATTGGTCGAAAACGGTGCGAAAACAGGGATGTGGGTGCCCAAGCAAAAACAAGCGGAACAAATACAGCAGCGTTGGCAGAATGTCTTGGTTGAATTCAAACCGGAACCTGATGAAGTTTCTAAGGTGCAAACGCGTTTTGATGAGTTGTGGCAACGCTTTGAACGTGGATGTAAAGCCCAACGCCAACAAGAGCAACAGGCGTTGGAGCAGGAACAAAAAAACCAGCCGTACCGAGCCGAATTGCGCCGTGTGTGTGACACCCTACGCCAGCGTACGGAGCAAGCCTCGCCGGCCGGTCTCAATGTTCAATACATAGAGGATTTAGAGGCGTTTGTGAGCCAAACGGCTCAGCAGTGGCAGGATGCTTTGCAGAATTTGCAGCAATCGGATCCGGTGGTCATGCAATTGCAACAAGATTACTTCCAGTTGTCACAGCAGGCGCGCAAGACTCTGGAGGATATGAGGCAGGGATTGCAATATGCGGCCAAGCTGCAGCGCCTTAACACCAAGGCTGACAAACTGGAACAGTCGGCAGCAATCAAGGATAAGGATCTTGCTGCTCTGGAAAAGGATTGGGCTAAGTTGCCGCGGCCACCTTTAGCTATGGTGGGAGAGCTGGACTCGAAATGGAAAAAACGCTTAGAGGCCTTGAAAAGCTTAGCAAAAAAACAGCAAGAACAACTGGCCTCCAATGTGGAGCGGTTTAAAAACCAAGTTAAGCAGTTTCAGTCTCTGTTACAGCAGGGTGAGACTAAAAAGGCATTTTCGCTCTCCAATCAATTGCGGAAATTGCTGAGTCAATTTCCCGACGTTGAGCAAAAATCCCTGCGCCGCGATAGCTCTTATCTGCAATACAAAACACTGTTAGCGCAGTTACAGGAACTGCAGTCTTGGCGTAGCTGGTCTAATGCGCCGGTAAAACAATCGATTTATCAACGCCTATGTGCTCTGGAAGAGGAACTGCAAATTGCCGCCGATCCGGATTGGGCCGATGTGGCGCAGCGGGTGCGGGACGCGCGAAAGGAATGGCAATCCCTTTCCAAAGCTGAGCCCGGGGACTCCAAGGAATTGTGGGAGCTGTTTGACCAGGTATGCAGTCGTTTGTATGAACCCTGTCAAAATTATTTTAGTGCATTGTCAGGAGAGCGCGAGCAGAATCTACTGCAGCGAGAAAAAGTGTGTTCTGATCTGGAAACATATTGGGAGACGCTTTCACAAAAGCCCTTAGACCTGGTGGATTGGAAAGGTTTGGACGAAATTATCCGGGTGGCTCAGGAGGAATGGCGTCGACTGGGTTTGGTGGACCGCAAACAAAAAGACAATATCAATGGGCGTTTTCGGAAAATTGTCGATACCTTACGTCAATTCAGCGTGGAATATAAAAAAGAAAATGCGCAGCAAAAAGAGCATTTGATCCAGGCGGCTGGGCAGATCGTGGAAAACGTCAAGGCGGATGAGCGTGCCTTAAAACAAGCGGTGGGCTCTATCAAGGCATTGCAGGCACAATGGAAAGAGGTGGGGCCGGCATTGAAAGACGGAGCTCTATGGCGCCGCTTTCGCGGACACTGCGACGCAGTTTTTAACCATAGAGAACAGTTGCAGGAGCATCGACAGCAGGAACTGGCGCACATAGAAGCCCAACAAGAAGCGCTCTGCGTGGAGTTGGAAAACTTACTTGCTATGAATGAAGCGCCTTCAACGACTCAAGAGCCCTCGGCGAGTCAAGAGCCCTCAGCGAGTCAAGAGCCCTCAGCGAGTCAAGAGCCCTCAGCGAGTCAAGAGCCCTCAGCGAGTCAAGAGCCCTCAGCGAGTCAAGAGCCCTCAGCGAGTCAAGAGA